One Pseudomonadota bacterium DNA window includes the following coding sequences:
- a CDS encoding efflux RND transporter periplasmic adaptor subunit, which translates to MNRSVLSICALLLPCVGFGQVPNGPSVPVTVSQVISEALTPRVASAGTVHSRNAASLTAGLDGQLQWVAEPGAYVQAGDAVARFDCGALQLRLEEQQAEVAREKIRSRALAEEVVRLEQAQLAASVSQVARVRADRDLARMEQRIGSVRVRQTRKMLERCTVPAPFAGVVITQARRGGEDVSRGDVLAQMTDTRHLEVRAAVPVRHLPRVSTGVLVDVTLGELTLPGQVRTVVPAAVEASQTFELRIDLPGDASTYLAAGQLVSLSIPISANHALTVPRDAVVLGADGAFVMRIGSDNRAERVTVQLREASGPRVAVEGSLSPGDRVAVRGAEALDDGEAVAVLTAEG; encoded by the coding sequence ATGAATCGTTCTGTGCTTTCGATATGCGCACTGCTGCTGCCGTGCGTAGGCTTCGGGCAAGTGCCCAACGGGCCTAGCGTGCCGGTGACCGTGTCCCAGGTGATTTCGGAGGCACTGACGCCTCGCGTCGCCAGCGCGGGCACCGTGCACAGCCGCAACGCCGCTTCGCTTACGGCCGGCCTCGACGGCCAGCTGCAGTGGGTCGCGGAGCCTGGCGCCTACGTGCAGGCCGGAGATGCCGTTGCGCGCTTCGACTGCGGCGCCCTGCAACTGCGGCTGGAGGAGCAGCAAGCGGAGGTCGCGCGGGAGAAGATTCGCTCACGGGCCTTAGCAGAGGAGGTCGTGCGCCTGGAGCAGGCGCAGCTGGCGGCCTCGGTCAGCCAGGTTGCGCGGGTGCGAGCTGATCGCGACCTCGCGCGCATGGAGCAGCGCATCGGCAGCGTACGCGTTCGGCAGACGCGCAAGATGCTCGAGCGCTGCACGGTGCCGGCGCCCTTCGCGGGAGTGGTGATCACCCAAGCGCGGCGCGGCGGCGAGGACGTCTCACGCGGCGATGTCCTTGCGCAGATGACGGACACGCGTCACCTCGAAGTGCGCGCAGCAGTTCCCGTGCGCCACCTGCCCCGGGTCTCTACGGGCGTCCTGGTGGACGTGACGCTGGGGGAACTCACCCTGCCCGGTCAGGTGCGCACGGTGGTGCCGGCGGCCGTCGAGGCCTCGCAGACCTTCGAACTGCGCATTGACCTGCCCGGTGACGCCTCCACCTACCTGGCAGCAGGGCAGCTGGTGAGCCTATCGATTCCCATTTCCGCGAACCACGCGCTCACCGTGCCACGCGACGCCGTGGTGCTTGGCGCCGACGGCGCCTTCGTGATGCGCATCGGCAGCGACAATCGGGCAGAGCGGGTGACCGTGCAGTTGCGCGAGGCGAGCGGTCCTCGCGTGGCTGTGGAGGGCTCGCTGAGCCCAGGCGATAGGGTGGCTGTGCGCGGCGCCGAGGCGCTCGATGACGGGGAAGCCGTCGCTGTGCTCACGGCGGAGGGCTGA
- a CDS encoding efflux RND transporter permease subunit: MSLTRLSADHPPALLASAAMVIILGVVGVATLPIQMLPDIEYPQINIHTDWRAAAPQEVEANIIKPQEDALRAVPGVVKMSSRINAGGGNIRLDFDLETDLRQAMLDVLSALNNTDDLPSDAQEPSIQVGGWDAPMATLLVHPQVPVPGTDVTAFQRIIEDEVEPRLLAVDGVQRVDLASEREPLVLVTFDPHRAANLGVEISQISEALNRAVHSTGGTASVGRRQYTVRFLGGFDLSQLGNLIVARRADQPVYLRDIAEVSTELYPRTGFTYRTGYPAYYIRVQGKYGANTVTVLDQINGVIDELNAGPLGQEALRIVLSFDASVHIRRAIALVNGNLLLGVALALSVLWCFLRGWRATLLIALTIPFSLLSAFIALSLLGRSLNVVSLAGLAFAVGLVLDAAIIVQENVVRLRQGGMPIGQTIREGPRQVVGALFASTVTSVAIFLPILFMRGIEGQLFADLALTLSVAVAASTVAALTVLPVASGYLLRGVPATDRLSSLWDRLTCTLMRWTGSPRRRLLWVVVLLCVPPVLTLTLAPKLDFLPQADADGVRVSFSLPEGIPLGTIERELMAEVMRRLKPHVDGEARPGIRGYNLYSYGTNASGVFIYPQDPREAPELMELLRGDLLAGLPGTDAFVSRASLLNIGVSGGRNIDIDIQGPELIPLMDAARAGQAVIDAELDGWSARAIPGLTLSKPELQLLPDDLRIVQAGLDRADIADATRAFTGGLFGGRYFDGNEGYDVILWGGGWDTPEDLAATPIATPLAGVQLLGELAQPQRTVGPTQLRRVNGQRTISLQVLPPPELTMEEALETLRRVVDPVFADAVSGEVSVFYRGTADQLAGAIATMARNFVLAILILLLIMAAMFRSLRDGLIVVLVMPLAVVGGVLSLRVLNLFTHQSLELLTMIGFIIMLGLVVNNAILLVHQTRAAEREGTARRDAVSQAIRLRTRPIFMSTLTSVFGMLPLMLVPGAGSEIYRGLATVIVGGMGVSAVFTLVLLPSILRFGEQCHASADGSLAPLSTT, encoded by the coding sequence ATGTCACTCACTCGCCTGTCCGCCGACCATCCGCCAGCCCTCTTGGCGAGCGCGGCAATGGTGATCATCCTCGGCGTGGTGGGCGTGGCGACGCTGCCTATCCAGATGCTGCCGGATATCGAGTACCCCCAAATCAACATCCACACGGACTGGCGCGCCGCGGCTCCCCAGGAAGTGGAGGCCAACATCATCAAGCCTCAGGAGGATGCCCTTCGCGCCGTCCCCGGGGTGGTGAAGATGAGCAGCCGCATCAATGCGGGCGGCGGCAACATCCGTCTAGACTTTGATCTGGAGACCGATCTGCGCCAAGCCATGCTCGATGTGTTGAGCGCGCTTAACAATACCGATGACTTGCCGAGCGACGCGCAAGAGCCGTCTATACAGGTGGGTGGTTGGGATGCACCGATGGCTACGCTGCTGGTGCATCCGCAGGTGCCCGTGCCCGGCACCGACGTGACCGCTTTTCAGCGCATCATCGAAGATGAAGTCGAGCCCCGTCTGCTGGCGGTGGACGGCGTGCAGCGGGTAGATCTGGCGAGCGAGCGCGAGCCCTTGGTGCTCGTGACCTTCGACCCCCATCGGGCGGCCAACCTGGGCGTGGAGATCTCGCAAATCAGCGAGGCCCTAAACCGGGCCGTGCACAGCACCGGGGGCACTGCCAGCGTGGGTCGACGCCAGTACACGGTGCGCTTCTTGGGGGGCTTTGATCTATCGCAGCTCGGTAATCTCATCGTGGCTCGTCGTGCGGATCAACCCGTTTACTTACGCGATATCGCTGAGGTGAGCACCGAGCTCTATCCGCGCACGGGATTTACTTACCGCACGGGTTACCCTGCGTACTACATCCGCGTGCAGGGCAAGTACGGTGCTAACACGGTGACCGTGCTCGATCAGATCAACGGCGTTATCGACGAGCTCAATGCCGGGCCCCTGGGGCAGGAAGCGCTGCGCATCGTGCTGAGCTTCGATGCGTCTGTACACATTCGTCGCGCCATCGCCCTGGTGAATGGCAACCTGCTCCTCGGGGTGGCGCTGGCTCTTAGCGTGCTGTGGTGCTTCTTGCGCGGGTGGCGCGCCACGCTGCTCATCGCTCTCACGATTCCCTTCTCGCTGCTCTCGGCGTTTATCGCCCTGAGTCTGCTCGGGCGTAGCCTGAACGTCGTCTCCCTGGCGGGTCTCGCCTTCGCTGTTGGCTTGGTGCTCGATGCTGCGATTATCGTGCAGGAGAATGTCGTGCGCTTGCGCCAGGGCGGAATGCCGATAGGGCAGACGATCCGGGAAGGGCCCAGGCAGGTGGTCGGGGCACTGTTTGCCTCTACGGTGACCAGCGTCGCGATCTTCCTGCCCATCCTCTTTATGCGTGGTATCGAGGGGCAGCTGTTCGCGGATCTGGCCCTCACCCTGTCCGTGGCGGTGGCAGCGTCTACGGTCGCGGCGCTGACCGTACTGCCGGTGGCGAGTGGCTATCTGTTGCGGGGTGTGCCTGCGACGGACCGTCTCTCCTCCCTTTGGGATCGCCTGACCTGCACGCTCATGCGGTGGACAGGCTCGCCGCGGCGTCGCCTCCTGTGGGTGGTGGTGTTGCTTTGTGTGCCCCCGGTACTCACGCTCACCTTGGCGCCGAAGCTGGACTTTCTGCCTCAGGCAGACGCCGATGGCGTGCGCGTGTCCTTCAGTCTGCCCGAGGGCATCCCTCTGGGCACGATTGAGCGGGAGCTCATGGCTGAGGTAATGCGCCGCCTCAAACCTCATGTGGACGGCGAGGCGCGCCCGGGCATCCGCGGCTATAACCTGTACTCCTACGGCACCAACGCCTCCGGGGTGTTCATCTATCCACAGGACCCGCGTGAGGCGCCGGAGCTAATGGAACTCCTGCGTGGGGATTTGCTCGCAGGCTTGCCCGGCACCGACGCCTTCGTCTCCCGAGCCTCCTTGTTGAACATCGGTGTCTCTGGCGGCAGGAACATCGACATTGACATCCAGGGGCCGGAGTTGATACCCCTCATGGACGCAGCTCGTGCGGGGCAGGCGGTAATCGACGCTGAGCTAGACGGCTGGTCTGCCCGCGCCATACCAGGCCTCACGCTCTCCAAACCCGAACTGCAGTTGCTGCCGGACGATCTTCGCATCGTGCAGGCGGGACTGGACCGCGCCGACATCGCCGACGCCACCCGCGCCTTCACCGGTGGGCTCTTCGGGGGGCGCTACTTCGACGGCAACGAGGGCTACGATGTGATCCTGTGGGGTGGCGGCTGGGACACACCAGAAGATCTCGCAGCAACGCCCATCGCCACCCCGTTGGCGGGGGTGCAGCTGCTCGGCGAGTTGGCTCAACCCCAGCGTACGGTTGGCCCGACCCAACTGCGTCGCGTAAACGGCCAGCGCACGATCTCCCTGCAGGTGCTGCCGCCTCCCGAGCTGACCATGGAGGAAGCCCTCGAGACCCTGCGCAGGGTGGTCGACCCGGTATTTGCCGACGCAGTATCTGGCGAGGTGAGCGTGTTCTACCGAGGCACGGCGGATCAGTTGGCGGGCGCCATCGCCACCATGGCACGTAACTTTGTGCTCGCGATTCTGATCCTGCTGTTGATCATGGCGGCGATGTTTCGCTCCTTGCGTGACGGTTTGATCGTCGTTTTGGTAATGCCTTTGGCCGTGGTGGGAGGCGTCCTTTCCCTGCGTGTGCTGAACCTGTTCACGCACCAGTCGCTGGAGCTGCTCACGATGATAGGCTTCATCATCATGCTCGGCCTGGTGGTGAACAACGCCATCCTGCTTGTGCATCAAACGCGGGCGGCCGAGCGCGAGGGGACGGCTCGGCGAGATGCGGTTTCGCAGGCCATTCGCCTGCGCACCCGTCCGATTTTCATGAGTACGTTAACTTCTGTATTCGGTATGTTGCCACTGATGCTGGTGCCGGGGGCGGGCAGTGAGATCTACCGCGGGCTGGCCACGGTAATCGTCGGCGGGATGGGGGTCAGCGCGGTTTTCACTCTCGTGCTGCTGCCGAGCATCCTGCGCTTCGGGGAGCAGTGCCATGCATCCGCCGATGGATCGCTCGCGCCCCTGTCCACCACCTAA
- a CDS encoding histidine kinase, whose protein sequence is MNIRELMADRNRFYWALNLGGWAGYVVTAYIGAFAYDKPESYLWVISVSGLLGITFTVPMRAIYRRWWSFPPMKLALSTLALCFALASVRSLVINHLYFDWVKGGWTPSDWKSYFGGYLGTFYLFVCWSGLYFGIKYYQELQDQTRRALNATAAAHQAQLTMLRYQLNPHFLFNTLNAISTLILDHRTEMANECVTRLSDFLRYSLDNDPMRRVTLRQELEALDLYLEIEKVRFGERLTIQREVAGEALDALVPSLILQPLIENAVKYAISPREEGGTVRIAARTHHQSLMVTIADDGPGLKNGSMPSHGSTGVGLKNTRERLKQLYGDSQALTLAPNSPKGLVISINLPLEHAPAS, encoded by the coding sequence ATGAACATTAGGGAGTTGATGGCGGACCGTAACCGCTTCTATTGGGCCCTGAACTTAGGCGGCTGGGCTGGCTATGTGGTCACGGCCTACATTGGCGCCTTCGCTTACGACAAGCCGGAGTCTTACCTGTGGGTGATCTCCGTCTCGGGCCTGCTCGGCATCACGTTCACCGTGCCGATGCGGGCGATCTACCGGCGCTGGTGGTCCTTCCCGCCGATGAAGCTGGCCCTGTCCACGCTGGCCCTGTGCTTCGCCCTCGCCAGCGTGCGCTCACTCGTGATCAACCATCTCTACTTCGATTGGGTGAAGGGCGGCTGGACGCCGAGCGACTGGAAGAGCTACTTCGGCGGCTATCTCGGCACCTTCTACCTCTTCGTGTGCTGGAGTGGCCTCTACTTCGGCATCAAGTACTACCAGGAGCTGCAGGACCAGACGCGCCGCGCCCTGAACGCCACGGCTGCCGCCCACCAGGCGCAGCTCACGATGCTTCGCTATCAGCTCAATCCTCACTTCCTCTTCAACACCCTCAATGCGATCTCCACCCTGATCCTCGATCACCGCACTGAGATGGCCAATGAGTGTGTCACGCGCCTAAGCGATTTCTTGCGATACTCCCTCGATAATGACCCAATGCGGCGCGTCACCCTGCGCCAGGAGCTCGAGGCCTTAGATCTCTATCTGGAGATCGAGAAGGTGCGCTTCGGCGAGCGCCTGACCATCCAGCGTGAGGTGGCGGGCGAGGCCCTCGACGCCCTCGTGCCAAGCCTAATCCTCCAGCCATTGATCGAGAACGCGGTGAAGTACGCGATCAGCCCGCGCGAGGAGGGGGGCACGGTCCGAATCGCTGCGCGCACCCATCATCAGTCGTTGATGGTCACCATCGCGGACGACGGTCCGGGCCTGAAAAACGGCAGCATGCCCAGCCACGGTTCGACCGGTGTGGGCCTTAAGAACACTCGCGAGCGCCTAAAGCAACTCTACGGTGATTCGCAGGCCCTGACGCTCGCGCCGAACAGTCCGAAGGGTTTGGTAATCAGCATCAACCTGCCTCTGGAGCACGCCCCCGCAAGCTAG
- a CDS encoding LytTR family DNA-binding domain-containing protein translates to MKTLRTIIVDDEELARRGLEIRLRKEEDVDICARCSTGREAIAAVREHEPDLVFLDIQMPVLDGFATLREFAGPQMPIVIFVTAFAEHAIRAFEANALDYLLKPIDDRRLQAALQRARAHAVAREASDHRSRLLKLICDITGEEVSLEQALESEGALQAKPRRLAIKNAGRTTCVDMEDIAWIESAGDYLCVHALGETHVLRGTMKQIEQMLGTERFARVHRSTIVNITRVASIRGHINGESFLALDCGKELKVSRSYRDCVERIAQQLS, encoded by the coding sequence GTGAAGACACTGAGAACGATCATCGTCGATGACGAAGAGCTGGCCCGCCGCGGCCTTGAGATCCGCCTTCGCAAGGAGGAGGACGTCGACATCTGTGCGCGCTGCAGTACGGGCCGTGAAGCGATCGCCGCCGTGCGAGAGCACGAGCCGGATCTGGTGTTCCTCGATATCCAAATGCCTGTGCTTGACGGCTTCGCCACCCTGCGCGAATTCGCCGGCCCGCAGATGCCGATCGTTATCTTCGTCACCGCGTTTGCGGAGCATGCGATCCGTGCCTTTGAGGCCAACGCCCTCGACTACCTCCTAAAGCCGATCGACGATCGGCGCCTGCAGGCCGCCCTGCAGCGCGCTCGGGCCCACGCGGTGGCCCGCGAGGCATCGGATCATCGCTCGCGGCTGTTGAAGCTGATCTGCGACATCACAGGTGAGGAGGTATCCCTCGAGCAGGCACTCGAGAGCGAGGGGGCGTTGCAGGCCAAACCCCGTCGGCTGGCGATCAAAAACGCAGGCCGTACCACCTGTGTGGACATGGAGGACATCGCCTGGATCGAGTCCGCGGGGGATTACCTGTGCGTGCACGCCCTCGGCGAGACGCACGTGCTGCGCGGAACCATGAAGCAGATCGAACAGATGCTCGGTACGGAGCGCTTCGCACGCGTGCACAGATCCACGATCGTCAACATCACTCGCGTCGCGTCGATCCGCGGGCATATCAACGGCGAGTCGTTCCTCGCGCTCGATTGCGGCAAGGAGCTGAAGGTGAGCCGAAGCTACCGTGATTGCGTGGAGCGTATCGCCCAGCAGCTTTCCTAG